The Streptomyces kanamyceticus genome window below encodes:
- a CDS encoding ATP-binding protein, whose translation MATVELRFSALPEHVRTARLVAAAVARRAGVDEAVLDEVRLAVGEACTRAVGLHQSAGVTEPVRVALIEDEKQFSIEVGDEAPRAAPGDRAPGASGGAGDDLEAEGEDEMGLAVISGLVDDVEVTAGASGGLIRMSWPTAPVSLLP comes from the coding sequence ATGGCCACCGTTGAACTCCGCTTCAGCGCGCTGCCTGAGCACGTCAGGACCGCTCGCCTGGTGGCGGCCGCGGTCGCGCGTAGGGCCGGGGTGGACGAGGCCGTTCTCGACGAGGTCAGGCTCGCGGTCGGCGAGGCCTGCACGCGTGCCGTCGGACTCCATCAGAGCGCCGGTGTCACGGAGCCGGTGCGGGTCGCGCTGATCGAGGACGAGAAGCAGTTCTCCATCGAGGTCGGCGACGAGGCGCCACGCGCCGCTCCGGGTGACCGGGCGCCGGGTGCGTCCGGCGGTGCCGGTGACGACCTGGAGGCCGAGGGCGAGGACGAGATGGGTCTCGCCGTCATCAGCGGTCTCGTGGATGACGTGGAGGTCACCGCGGGCGCGTCCGGTGGCTTGATCCGGATGAGCTGGCCGACAGCCCCCGTCTCACTTCTGCCCTGA
- the bldG gene encoding anti-sigma factor antagonist BldG yields the protein MDLSLSTRTVGDRTVVEVGGEIDVYTAPKLREQLVELVNDGSFHLVVDMEGVDFLDSTGLGVLVGGLKRVRAHEGSLRLVCNQERILKIFRITGLTKVFPIHTSVEEAVAATD from the coding sequence GTGGACCTGTCCCTGTCGACCCGTACCGTCGGCGATCGTACGGTCGTCGAGGTCGGTGGCGAAATCGACGTATATACCGCGCCCAAGCTGCGCGAGCAGCTGGTCGAGTTGGTGAACGACGGCAGTTTCCATCTTGTCGTCGACATGGAGGGCGTGGACTTCCTCGACTCCACCGGACTCGGCGTGCTGGTCGGCGGCCTGAAGCGAGTGCGTGCCCATGAGGGCTCGCTGCGCCTGGTCTGCAACCAGGAGCGCATTCTCAAGATCTTCCGCATTACCGGCCTCACCAAGGTGTTCCCCATTCACACCTCGGTCGAGGAAGCGGTCGCGGCCACCGACTGA
- a CDS encoding DEAD/DEAH box helicase, producing the protein MAFNHLPAGEHDAFGPLSIPPVTHSVPMAKKSPPGGPSSGAPAHTPPRTVLDRLTAGPSRASRVTHTEHLPPRAARYAVWPDRIRSEVISAVQAAGIEHPWAHQARAAEHALDGESVVVATGTASGKSLAYLTPVLSTLLDGSEAPNGRGTTALYLAPTKALAADQRRAVRELAAPLGNAVRPAVYDGDTPVEEREWVRQYANYVLTNPDMLHRGILPSHPRWSSFLRALRYVVIDECHTYRGVFGSHVAQVLRRLRRLCARYGSEPVFLLASATSAEPALSAQRLTGIPVHEVADDASPRGDLVFALWEPPLTELHGEKGAPVRRTATAETADLLTDLTVQGVRSVAFVRSRRGAELISVIAQERLAEVDRSLARRVAAYRGGYLPEERRALERALHSGELLGLAATTALELGVDVSGLDAVIIAGYPGTRASLWQQAGRAGRSGQGALAVLVARDDPLDTYLVHHPEALFEQPVESTVLDPDNPYVLAPHLCAAAAELPLTDEDLVLFGPATEELLPQLEAAKLLRRRTKAWHWTRRERAADLTDIRGEGGKPVQIVEEGTGRLLGTVDASAAHTTVHEGAVHLHQGRTYLVRHLDLEDSAALVEEAVPPYSTTARDTTAISILETDVEVPWGAGRLCYGSVEVTNQVVSFLRRKLITGEVLGETKLDLPPRTLRTRAVWWTVTEDQLDAARVNPEILGGALHAAEHASIGMLPLFATCDRWDIGGVSVPLHPDTLLPTVFVYDGHPGGAGFAERAFHTAREWLTATRQAIASCECEAGCPSCIQSPKCGNGNDPLHKRGAVRLLSTLLKDAPDSTDTAVASAGPAEPAEPAAE; encoded by the coding sequence ATGGCATTCAATCACTTACCGGCAGGCGAGCACGACGCCTTCGGACCATTGTCCATCCCGCCAGTGACACACTCGGTGCCGATGGCCAAAAAATCGCCTCCCGGAGGACCCTCTTCGGGCGCCCCGGCACACACGCCCCCGCGGACGGTCCTGGACCGGCTCACCGCGGGGCCGAGCCGTGCTTCGCGCGTCACTCATACGGAGCACTTGCCCCCACGTGCGGCCCGGTATGCCGTCTGGCCCGACCGCATCCGCTCCGAGGTCATTTCCGCTGTCCAGGCGGCGGGCATCGAACACCCGTGGGCCCACCAGGCACGCGCCGCCGAGCACGCGCTCGACGGCGAATCCGTGGTCGTCGCCACCGGCACCGCCTCCGGCAAGTCCCTGGCTTATCTCACCCCCGTGCTCTCCACCCTGCTCGACGGCTCCGAGGCCCCCAACGGACGCGGCACGACCGCCCTGTACCTGGCCCCGACCAAGGCGCTCGCCGCCGACCAGCGCCGGGCCGTGCGCGAGCTCGCGGCCCCGCTCGGCAACGCGGTCCGACCCGCCGTGTACGACGGCGACACCCCTGTCGAGGAACGCGAGTGGGTGCGCCAGTACGCCAATTACGTCCTGACCAACCCCGACATGCTGCACCGCGGGATACTCCCCTCCCACCCGCGCTGGTCCTCCTTCCTGCGCGCCCTGCGCTACGTCGTCATCGACGAGTGCCACACCTACCGCGGCGTCTTCGGCTCCCACGTCGCCCAGGTCCTGCGCCGACTGCGCCGCCTCTGCGCCCGCTACGGCTCCGAGCCCGTCTTCCTCCTCGCCTCCGCCACCTCCGCCGAACCGGCCCTGTCGGCGCAGCGCCTGACCGGCATCCCCGTGCACGAGGTCGCCGACGACGCCTCACCCCGCGGCGATCTCGTGTTCGCCCTGTGGGAGCCTCCTCTCACCGAACTCCACGGCGAGAAGGGCGCGCCCGTCCGCCGCACCGCCACCGCCGAGACGGCGGACCTGCTGACCGACCTCACCGTGCAGGGCGTCCGCTCGGTCGCCTTCGTACGCTCCCGGCGCGGCGCCGAACTGATCTCGGTGATCGCCCAGGAGCGCCTCGCCGAGGTCGACCGCTCCCTGGCCCGCCGCGTCGCCGCCTACCGGGGCGGCTATCTGCCCGAAGAGCGCCGCGCCCTCGAACGCGCCCTGCACTCCGGCGAACTCCTCGGCCTCGCCGCCACCACCGCGCTCGAACTGGGCGTCGACGTCTCGGGGTTGGACGCCGTGATCATCGCGGGCTATCCCGGCACCCGGGCCTCGCTCTGGCAACAGGCGGGCCGGGCAGGCCGCTCCGGCCAGGGCGCCCTGGCCGTGCTCGTAGCCCGCGACGACCCGCTGGACACGTATCTCGTCCACCATCCCGAGGCACTGTTCGAGCAGCCCGTGGAGTCGACGGTCCTCGACCCTGACAATCCGTACGTCCTCGCACCCCACCTCTGCGCGGCCGCCGCGGAACTCCCGCTCACCGACGAGGACTTGGTCCTCTTCGGCCCGGCGACCGAGGAACTGCTCCCGCAGCTGGAGGCCGCGAAGCTGCTGCGCCGCCGCACCAAGGCCTGGCACTGGACCCGCCGCGAACGGGCCGCCGACCTCACCGACATCCGCGGCGAGGGCGGCAAGCCGGTCCAGATCGTCGAGGAGGGCACGGGACGCCTGCTCGGCACCGTCGACGCCTCCGCCGCCCACACCACCGTGCACGAGGGCGCGGTCCACCTCCATCAGGGCCGCACGTATCTCGTACGCCACCTCGACCTGGAGGACTCGGCCGCCCTGGTCGAGGAGGCCGTACCGCCGTACTCCACGACCGCCCGCGACACCACGGCGATCTCCATCCTGGAGACGGACGTCGAGGTCCCCTGGGGCGCGGGACGCCTCTGCTACGGCTCCGTCGAAGTCACCAACCAGGTCGTCTCCTTCCTGCGCAGAAAACTCATCACGGGCGAGGTGCTCGGCGAGACGAAGCTCGACCTGCCCCCTCGAACGCTGCGCACCCGCGCGGTCTGGTGGACCGTCACCGAGGACCAACTGGATGCCGCCCGCGTCAATCCCGAGATCCTCGGCGGCGCCCTGCACGCGGCCGAGCACGCCTCCATCGGCATGCTGCCGCTGTTCGCCACGTGCGACCGCTGGGACATCGGCGGCGTATCGGTCCCTCTCCACCCTGACACCCTCCTTCCCACGGTCTTCGTCTACGACGGCCATCCCGGCGGTGCGGGATTCGCCGAGCGGGCCTTCCACACGGCCCGCGAATGGCTCACCGCCACCCGCCAGGCCATCGCCTCCTGCGAATGCGAGGCGGGCTGCCCCTCCTGCATCCAGTCCCCCAAGTGCGGCAACGGCAACGACCCGCTGCACAAACGCGGCGCCGTCCGCCTCCTCTCGACCCTCCTCAAGGACGCACCGGACTCGACGGACACCGCGGTCGCGTCGGCGGGCCCGGCAGAACCGGCAGAACCGGCGGCCGAGTAG
- a CDS encoding Rv3654c family TadE-like protein, whose product MRGGRRRGVGRDRGAATVWVVVVMAVLCVVCGAVLAMSQVIVARHRAGGAADLAALAAADRWGEGREGACDAAGRVAKAQATRMVRCVVRGQVSAVTVSAEAGPFATEVDSRAGPAGPAGPAGPVGPGELGGSVGPVSPGAGGG is encoded by the coding sequence GTGAGGGGCGGAAGGCGGCGCGGCGTTGGTCGGGACCGGGGCGCGGCCACGGTGTGGGTCGTCGTCGTGATGGCCGTGCTCTGTGTGGTCTGCGGTGCGGTGCTCGCGATGTCGCAGGTGATCGTGGCCCGGCATCGGGCGGGCGGCGCGGCGGACTTGGCGGCGCTCGCGGCGGCGGACCGCTGGGGAGAGGGGCGGGAGGGGGCGTGTGACGCGGCCGGAAGAGTCGCGAAGGCGCAGGCGACGCGGATGGTGCGGTGCGTCGTGCGCGGGCAGGTCTCCGCGGTCACGGTGTCGGCCGAGGCCGGACCCTTCGCCACGGAGGTGGACTCTCGGGCGGGGCCTGCGGGGCCTGCGGGGCCTGCGGGGCCTGTCGGGCCGGGTGAGTTGGGCGGCTCCGTGGGGCCGGTGAGCCCGGGAGCGGGCGGTGGCTGA
- a CDS encoding TadE family type IV pilus minor pilin — MTAEAAVVLPTLVLFTMALVWMLLAASAQIQCVDAARAGARAVARQDPEGVAVAAARQAAPRGATVSVRRDGDLVRVEVAADSPGPTALGIGLRLRSEAVALAEETVEVGA; from the coding sequence GTGACGGCGGAGGCGGCCGTGGTGCTGCCCACGCTGGTGCTGTTCACGATGGCGCTGGTCTGGATGTTGCTGGCCGCGTCGGCGCAGATCCAGTGCGTCGACGCGGCCAGGGCCGGGGCCCGCGCGGTGGCCCGGCAGGACCCGGAGGGCGTGGCGGTGGCGGCGGCGCGGCAGGCGGCGCCGCGCGGGGCGACCGTGTCCGTGCGACGCGACGGAGACCTGGTGCGCGTCGAGGTCGCGGCGGACTCGCCGGGCCCTACTGCACTCGGCATCGGGCTGCGCCTGCGGTCGGAGGCGGTGGCGTTGGCGGAGGAGACGGTGGAGGTGGGTGCGTGA
- a CDS encoding DUF4244 domain-containing protein, with the protein MVTSEYAMGLIAAVGFAGLLYKVVTSGQVRAALQAVVEKALDVQF; encoded by the coding sequence ATGGTCACTTCCGAGTACGCGATGGGGCTGATCGCGGCGGTGGGGTTCGCCGGGCTGCTCTACAAGGTGGTGACGAGCGGGCAGGTCAGGGCGGCGCTGCAAGCGGTGGTGGAGAAGGCGCTCGATGTCCAGTTCTGA
- a CDS encoding type II secretion system F family protein yields the protein MSGVHGPGAVVWGVAAVVWVVLTVAAARRERAVRRRAEEALGRALRPPARARRGLGRVRWLRRLDGARGWLAVSGAVSAGYVLVGGAPGFLVGVAAGYGVWRWRRGREAGTAGQRHDPEAARQLPLAADLLAACVAAGASPVAAAQAVGESLRGPVGACLARGAAELRFGAEPGEAWRQLGAIPGAGALARLLERMGESGAPAAEPVARVAADARADRGRTATAGARRAAVLMTAPVGLCFLPAFVAVGVLPVVIGLADGLLSAG from the coding sequence ATGAGCGGTGTGCACGGACCGGGGGCGGTCGTGTGGGGTGTGGCGGCCGTGGTCTGGGTGGTGCTGACGGTGGCGGCGGCGCGGCGCGAGAGGGCGGTGCGGAGGAGGGCCGAGGAGGCGCTGGGGAGGGCGTTGAGGCCTCCGGCGCGGGCACGGCGGGGGCTGGGCCGGGTGCGGTGGCTGAGGCGGCTGGACGGGGCGCGTGGGTGGCTCGCGGTGTCCGGGGCGGTGAGTGCGGGATATGTCCTGGTGGGCGGGGCGCCGGGGTTTCTCGTGGGGGTGGCTGCCGGGTACGGGGTGTGGCGCTGGCGGCGGGGGCGTGAGGCCGGGACGGCAGGACAGAGGCATGACCCGGAGGCGGCGCGGCAACTGCCTCTGGCGGCGGATCTGTTGGCGGCCTGCGTCGCCGCTGGGGCGAGCCCTGTGGCGGCCGCGCAAGCCGTCGGGGAGTCGCTGAGGGGGCCGGTAGGTGCGTGTCTGGCGCGGGGCGCCGCCGAGTTGAGGTTCGGCGCCGAACCAGGAGAGGCGTGGCGGCAGTTGGGGGCGATACCTGGCGCCGGGGCGCTGGCGCGGCTCCTGGAGCGGATGGGCGAGTCAGGCGCCCCGGCCGCGGAACCGGTGGCGCGTGTCGCCGCGGACGCGCGGGCCGATCGGGGACGTACGGCGACGGCCGGGGCGCGGAGAGCGGCGGTGCTGATGACGGCGCCCGTGGGGCTGTGCTTCTTGCCCGCGTTCGTGGCGGTCGGGGTGCTGCCGGTGGTGATCGGTCTCGCGGACGGGCTGCTGAGCGCCGGGTGA
- a CDS encoding type II secretion system F family protein, whose protein sequence is MGARDPWARRVRVVLGSGGPQKTDGWSWRRAVAAGRGRVRHEWWCLAAGLGLALLGESVVPVVLGAAGVPLARRVRRAGQARRARERRGAAVIELCGVLAGEVRAGRQPGEALRVALGEAEARDGSGAARSGVLAAARFGGDVPGALGDAAKEPGAEGLLGLAACWRVAVDRGAGLAAGLERLEAALRSERDQRADLRAQLAGARSTAVLLAGLPLLGLLMGTALGADPLRVLLHTGAGLGCLATGGVLEGAGVWWALRIVRGAEGR, encoded by the coding sequence ATGGGAGCGAGGGACCCGTGGGCCCGACGGGTGCGGGTCGTGCTCGGGAGCGGAGGGCCGCAGAAGACGGATGGCTGGTCCTGGCGAAGAGCCGTCGCGGCCGGGCGGGGGCGGGTGCGGCACGAATGGTGGTGCCTGGCGGCCGGGTTGGGCCTCGCGCTGCTGGGGGAGTCGGTGGTGCCGGTGGTCCTGGGGGCGGCAGGGGTGCCGCTCGCGCGGCGCGTGCGGAGGGCCGGGCAGGCGCGGCGTGCGCGGGAGCGGCGGGGTGCCGCGGTGATCGAGCTGTGCGGGGTGCTCGCGGGTGAGGTGCGGGCGGGGCGGCAGCCGGGGGAGGCGCTGCGGGTGGCGCTCGGTGAGGCGGAGGCACGGGATGGGAGTGGTGCGGCGCGGAGTGGGGTGTTGGCGGCGGCGCGGTTCGGCGGGGACGTTCCCGGGGCGCTGGGGGACGCGGCGAAGGAGCCAGGCGCCGAGGGGCTGCTCGGGCTCGCGGCGTGCTGGCGGGTGGCGGTGGATCGCGGTGCGGGGCTCGCGGCGGGGCTCGAACGCCTGGAGGCCGCGCTGCGCTCGGAGCGTGATCAACGAGCCGACCTGCGAGCTCAGTTGGCGGGCGCCCGGTCGACGGCCGTGCTGCTCGCGGGGCTGCCGCTGCTCGGACTGCTGATGGGCACGGCGCTCGGCGCGGACCCCCTGAGGGTGCTGCTGCACACGGGAGCGGGCCTTGGCTGCCTGGCGACGGGCGGAGTGCTGGAGGGCGCCGGGGTGTGGTGGGCGCTGCGGATCGTACGAGGGGCGGAGGGGCGATGA
- a CDS encoding TadA family conjugal transfer-associated ATPase has protein sequence MSAVVGARMLDGVRQWLAESGTEPTPARVAEALRAQGKVLGDAEVLGAAAQLRSELVGAGPLEPLLADESVTDVLVSAPDRVWVDRGGGLELTEVTFRDAAAVRRLAQRLAAVAGRRLDDARPWVDARLPDGTRLHAVLPPVAVGSTCLALRVVRPRAFTLAELIAAGTVPPGGDRVLRALLDARLSFLISGGTGSGKTTLLSALLGLVGPKERIVLAEDSAELRPDHPHVVRLEARPANQEGVGLVGLDDLVRQALRMRPDRLVVGEVRGPEVTHLLAALNTGHEGGCGTVHANAAGDVPARLEALGTAAGLDRAALHSQLAAALSVVIHLVRDRAGRRRIAEVRVLERAASGLVVTVPALRWGEGAFVRESGWPRLNSLLGGGAWGDAL, from the coding sequence ATGAGCGCGGTGGTCGGGGCACGCATGCTGGACGGGGTCAGGCAGTGGCTCGCCGAGAGCGGCACGGAGCCCACCCCGGCGCGGGTGGCGGAAGCGCTCAGGGCGCAGGGCAAGGTGCTCGGTGACGCGGAAGTCCTCGGAGCGGCCGCGCAGTTGCGCTCGGAGCTGGTGGGGGCCGGACCCCTTGAGCCGCTGCTCGCGGACGAGTCGGTGACCGACGTCCTGGTCTCCGCGCCCGACCGGGTGTGGGTGGACCGGGGCGGCGGCCTGGAGCTCACCGAGGTGACCTTCCGGGACGCGGCGGCGGTGCGGCGGCTCGCGCAACGCCTCGCGGCCGTGGCGGGCCGTCGGCTCGACGACGCGAGGCCCTGGGTGGACGCCCGGCTCCCGGACGGGACACGGCTGCACGCGGTCCTGCCGCCGGTGGCCGTGGGGTCGACCTGCCTCGCGCTGCGGGTCGTGCGGCCGCGCGCCTTCACCCTCGCGGAACTGATCGCGGCGGGGACGGTGCCGCCCGGTGGCGACCGGGTGCTGCGGGCCCTGCTCGATGCCCGTCTCTCCTTCCTGATCAGCGGGGGCACGGGCAGCGGCAAGACGACGTTGCTGAGCGCGCTGCTCGGCCTGGTCGGGCCCAAGGAGCGGATCGTACTCGCCGAGGACTCGGCGGAGTTGAGGCCCGACCACCCCCACGTGGTGCGCCTCGAGGCCAGGCCGGCGAACCAGGAAGGGGTCGGTCTCGTCGGCCTGGACGACCTGGTCCGCCAGGCGCTGCGGATGCGGCCCGACCGGCTGGTGGTCGGCGAGGTGCGGGGCCCGGAGGTGACCCATCTGCTGGCCGCGCTGAACACGGGCCATGAGGGCGGCTGCGGCACGGTGCACGCCAACGCCGCGGGGGACGTGCCCGCCCGGCTCGAAGCCCTGGGTACGGCCGCGGGGCTCGACCGTGCCGCCCTGCACAGCCAGTTGGCGGCGGCGCTCTCGGTGGTGATCCATCTCGTACGCGACCGCGCGGGCCGACGCAGGATCGCCGAGGTGCGCGTGCTGGAGCGGGCCGCTTCGGGGCTGGTGGTCACCGTGCCCGCGCTGCGGTGGGGAGAGGGGGCGTTCGTCAGGGAGTCGGGGTGGCCGCGGCTGAACTCGCTCCTCGGGGGCGGGGCTTGGGGTGATGCGCTGTGA
- the ssd gene encoding septum site-determining protein Ssd, with product MEIVGGVISHDRATAPDGRQSGPLIVTEDVELLDDLLRLCAAAGARPEVHHGGPKGREGWDSAPLVLVGDDAVDRVRGAARRRGVVLVGRDQDDSGIWQRAVEIGADHVLVLPDGEQWLVDRIADVAEGVGRPALTVGVIGGRGGAGASTLACALAVTAARAGRRTMLVDADPLGGGLDVLLGGESADGLRWPAFAASRGRVGGGALEESLPELHALRVLSWDRGDLVAVAPEAVRAVVAAARRRGGVVVVDLPRRVDEAVAEALDQVDLGLLVVPAELRAVAGARRVASAAGMVLRDLRVVVAGGAGAGIGGHGASGGFDAEEVARLLGLPLVGEVPWEAGLLAAQCGGVPPGGVARGPLARFCAAFWDRVPVDSTAGGGA from the coding sequence ATGGAGATCGTGGGTGGAGTCATTTCACACGACAGGGCGACAGCGCCCGACGGACGGCAGAGCGGACCGCTGATCGTCACGGAGGACGTGGAGCTGCTAGACGACCTGCTGCGGCTGTGCGCCGCCGCGGGGGCACGGCCCGAGGTGCACCACGGCGGGCCCAAGGGGAGAGAAGGCTGGGACTCGGCGCCGCTCGTGCTCGTCGGGGACGACGCGGTGGACCGGGTGCGCGGGGCCGCGCGCCGCCGCGGGGTCGTCCTCGTCGGACGGGACCAGGACGATTCCGGGATCTGGCAGCGGGCCGTGGAGATCGGCGCCGACCACGTGCTGGTCCTGCCCGACGGCGAGCAGTGGCTCGTGGACCGCATCGCCGACGTGGCCGAGGGCGTGGGCAGGCCCGCGCTCACCGTCGGGGTCATCGGCGGGCGCGGCGGGGCCGGGGCATCGACCCTGGCCTGCGCCCTCGCGGTCACGGCGGCGCGGGCCGGGCGGCGCACGATGCTCGTCGACGCCGACCCGCTGGGCGGTGGCCTCGACGTCCTGCTGGGCGGCGAGAGCGCCGACGGCCTGCGGTGGCCCGCCTTCGCCGCGTCCAGGGGCAGGGTCGGCGGCGGCGCCCTTGAGGAATCCCTGCCGGAGCTGCACGCGCTGCGGGTGCTGAGCTGGGACAGGGGCGACCTGGTGGCCGTCGCCCCGGAGGCCGTACGAGCGGTCGTCGCGGCCGCCCGCAGGCGCGGCGGCGTGGTGGTCGTGGACCTGCCGCGCCGCGTGGACGAGGCGGTCGCCGAGGCGTTGGACCAGGTGGATCTGGGGCTTCTCGTGGTGCCCGCGGAGCTGCGCGCCGTGGCGGGGGCGCGGCGGGTGGCGTCCGCTGCGGGGATGGTGCTGCGCGATCTGCGGGTGGTCGTCGCCGGGGGCGCGGGGGCCGGGATCGGTGGGCACGGCGCTTCCGGCGGGTTCGATGCCGAGGAGGTCGCGCGGCTGCTCGGGCTGCCGCTGGTCGGTGAAGTCCCCTGGGAGGCAGGGCTCTTGGCCGCGCAGTGCGGCGGGGTGCCGCCCGGGGGCGTCGCGCGCGGACCGCTGGCGCGGTTCTGTGCCGCCTTCTGGGACCGGGTTCCGGTGGACAGCACGGCGGGAGGCGGCGCATGA
- a CDS encoding HAD family hydrolase: MLGLVENHSLPRTAAFFDLDKTVIAKSSTLTFSKSFYQGGLINRRAVLRTAYAQFVFLAGGADHDQMERMREYLSALCRGWNVQQVKEIVAETLHDLIDPIIYDEAASLIEEHHTAGRDVVIVSTSGAEVVEPIGELLGADRVVATRMVVGEDGCFTGEVEYYAYGPTKAEAIKDLARSEGYDLDRCFAYSDSATDLPMLQSVGNPFAVNPDRALRKEALAREWPILDFHRPVRLKQRLPAPPRPALVAAAAVGAAAATAGLVWLATRRRAAAG; the protein is encoded by the coding sequence ATGCTCGGGCTCGTGGAAAACCACTCCTTGCCTCGCACTGCCGCGTTCTTTGACCTGGACAAGACGGTCATTGCGAAGTCGAGCACGCTCACCTTCAGCAAGTCGTTCTACCAAGGCGGCCTGATCAACCGCAGGGCAGTACTGCGCACCGCGTACGCGCAGTTCGTCTTCCTCGCGGGCGGAGCCGACCACGACCAGATGGAGCGGATGCGCGAGTACCTGTCCGCACTGTGCCGCGGATGGAACGTGCAACAGGTCAAAGAGATCGTCGCGGAGACCCTGCACGACCTGATCGACCCGATCATCTACGACGAGGCCGCGTCCCTCATCGAGGAGCACCACACCGCGGGCCGCGACGTCGTCATCGTCTCCACGTCGGGCGCCGAGGTCGTCGAGCCGATCGGCGAACTCCTCGGCGCGGACCGGGTGGTGGCGACCCGCATGGTGGTCGGCGAGGACGGCTGCTTCACCGGCGAGGTGGAGTACTACGCGTACGGCCCCACCAAGGCCGAGGCCATCAAGGATCTCGCGCGGTCGGAGGGGTACGACCTCGACCGCTGCTTCGCCTACAGCGACTCGGCGACCGACCTGCCGATGCTCCAGTCCGTCGGAAACCCCTTCGCGGTCAATCCGGACCGGGCGCTGCGCAAGGAGGCCCTCGCGCGTGAGTGGCCGATCCTCGACTTCCACCGGCCCGTGCGCCTGAAACAGCGCCTGCCCGCGCCGCCGCGCCCCGCCCTGGTGGCGGCGGCCGCGGTCGGCGCGGCGGCGGCCACGGCGGGGCTCGTCTGGCTCGCCACCCGCCGCCGTGCGGCCGCCGGTTGA
- a CDS encoding Fic family protein: protein MSTTADPLGALAGLPGVGDSVDSVRKAVDRVYGHRIMRRRSNEITSEAALRGARGSAALSGAEWALEEVRRRSDFSGDGEARTVGAALRLTAEAGQLLSIWRQSPLRVLARLHLVAAADADETAGRPRLAGEPVDEPLVELDLPDADEVAGRLEGLSQLIIAGSSAPALVMAAVVHGELLSLRPFGSHNGLVARAAERIVLVGSGLDPKSICPAEAGHAEQGRAAYVAALDGYASGTPEGMAAWIAYCGTSVELGVRESTAVCEAMQRGAA from the coding sequence ATGAGTACGACAGCTGACCCGCTCGGAGCCCTGGCCGGGCTGCCCGGCGTGGGTGACTCCGTGGACTCCGTGCGCAAGGCCGTGGACCGGGTCTACGGACACCGGATCATGCGGCGCCGCAGCAACGAGATCACCTCCGAGGCGGCGCTGCGCGGAGCGCGCGGCTCCGCGGCGCTCTCCGGAGCGGAGTGGGCCCTGGAGGAGGTCCGTCGACGCAGCGACTTCAGCGGCGACGGCGAGGCCCGCACCGTCGGTGCCGCCCTGCGCCTGACCGCGGAGGCGGGCCAACTCCTGTCCATCTGGCGGCAGTCGCCGCTGCGGGTCCTCGCGCGCCTGCACCTGGTCGCCGCGGCCGACGCCGACGAGACGGCGGGGCGGCCGCGTCTTGCGGGCGAGCCCGTCGACGAACCGCTGGTCGAGCTGGATCTGCCGGACGCGGACGAGGTGGCGGGCCGCCTGGAGGGCCTGTCGCAGCTGATCATCGCGGGCAGTTCGGCACCGGCGCTGGTGATGGCCGCCGTGGTCCACGGCGAGCTGCTCAGCCTGCGGCCCTTCGGTTCGCACAACGGCCTGGTCGCGCGGGCCGCCGAGCGCATCGTCCTGGTGGGCAGCGGCCTCGACCCGAAGTCGATCTGCCCGGCTGAGGCCGGGCACGCGGAGCAGGGCAGGGCGGCCTACGTGGCGGCGCTCGACGGCTACGCGTCGGGCACTCCGGAGGGCATGGCGGCCTGGATCGCGTACTGCGGAACGTCGGTCGAGCTGGGTGTCAGGGAGTCGACGGCGGTCTGTGAGGCGATGCAGCGCGGCGCGGCGTAA